A genome region from Natronobeatus ordinarius includes the following:
- a CDS encoding branched-chain amino acid ABC transporter permease codes for MISIFGQLFNGLYFAAILFFAAVGLTLVFGILNLLNMAHAAFFAVGAYLGVWTLNNLGTVSESILLALFTLVVAIPLVVTVLAAALDRTVFAPLYDVEPVYQLLATFGVILMLDDVIKIIWGTAPITADRAISPAAQLGSVAGVSVYRTFTILTFVAVAAGLYLMFKRTRLGKISQAMSEDYEMVEMLGIDVGRVRLLIFGISIGLAALGGALFVPFAAATPGITLEYVLLSFAVIVIGGLGSLKGAIVAALLLGFVRSFGIAYVPQIELAIVFALMAIVIIVRPEGLFGGRGVVE; via the coding sequence ATGATATCAATATTTGGACAATTATTCAACGGGCTGTACTTCGCCGCCATCCTGTTCTTCGCGGCGGTCGGGTTGACGCTCGTCTTCGGCATCCTCAACCTGTTGAATATGGCCCACGCGGCGTTCTTCGCGGTCGGGGCGTACCTCGGCGTCTGGACGCTCAACAACCTCGGTACAGTCTCAGAATCGATTCTGTTGGCCCTGTTCACGCTCGTCGTCGCGATTCCCCTCGTGGTCACGGTGCTCGCAGCCGCGCTGGACAGGACGGTCTTCGCCCCCCTTTACGACGTCGAGCCGGTGTACCAGCTGTTGGCGACGTTCGGCGTTATTCTGATGCTCGACGACGTTATCAAAATCATCTGGGGAACAGCCCCGATCACCGCCGATCGAGCGATTAGCCCGGCCGCACAGCTCGGGTCAGTCGCAGGTGTGTCGGTGTACCGGACGTTCACGATTCTAACGTTCGTCGCAGTTGCCGCCGGACTCTACCTGATGTTCAAACGGACGCGACTCGGGAAGATCTCCCAGGCGATGTCCGAAGACTACGAGATGGTCGAGATGCTCGGCATCGACGTCGGCCGGGTTCGACTGTTGATCTTCGGCATCTCCATCGGGCTCGCCGCACTTGGCGGGGCGTTGTTCGTCCCGTTCGCCGCCGCCACACCGGGGATCACCCTCGAGTACGTCCTCCTCTCGTTCGCCGTCATCGTCATCGGTGGGCTGGGAAGTTTGAAGGGCGCGATCGTCGCGGCGCTGTTGCTCGGCTTCGTCCGGAGCTTCGGGATCGCCTACGTTCCCCAGATCGAACTGGCGATCGTCTTCGCGCTGATGGCGATCGTCATCATCGTTCGACCCGAAGGACTCTTCGGCGGCCGCGGGGTGGTCGAATGA
- a CDS encoding ABC transporter substrate-binding protein, whose product MPETTNTTRRTLLKGAGVAALSTTVAGCALLDGGQATEEEVEGIPDEPFRLTHMTFESGPAAFYGEQAVNALELLVDDINAEGGLLGEREIDVVETIDEGAGADTLVSDTQRLGQQDETDLLFGVISSANLLAVAPTADEQQLPFIATIAGTYQLFEENPEMEYVARTCATNSAGAVSAARVVAEMEDVETVVTIDQDYAWGHDHRDMVIAVLEGLRPDIDIVESRTPEPFISDYSAHVSAIQDRGPDVLMSSLWGGDIATFMNQAVDEGLFDDVGTGVLMGDTGSPLLQSLGGDVPENVLLGGRGGYQFNFRAEENPLQREFAEAYLDAYGEYPGWGAYHTWQGVRALEVGVERVVDITGNWPTDSQLISAISNVSFNSPGGMHTITDYQAVAPGVYGRPVTSESAQEYELTDYQVVSPVDCNPPQGVPTMEYVETITE is encoded by the coding sequence ATGCCAGAGACTACCAACACGACACGACGAACGCTCCTGAAAGGGGCCGGTGTGGCAGCACTTTCGACGACCGTTGCTGGCTGTGCGTTACTCGACGGCGGCCAGGCCACAGAGGAGGAAGTCGAAGGGATTCCGGACGAGCCGTTCCGGCTCACGCACATGACCTTCGAATCCGGCCCCGCAGCCTTCTACGGGGAACAGGCGGTCAACGCCCTGGAGTTGCTGGTCGACGACATCAACGCCGAAGGCGGACTGCTGGGTGAACGCGAGATCGACGTCGTCGAGACGATCGACGAGGGGGCTGGCGCCGACACGCTGGTGAGCGACACCCAGCGCCTCGGCCAGCAGGACGAGACGGACCTGCTGTTCGGCGTGATCTCGAGTGCGAACCTGCTCGCGGTCGCGCCGACGGCCGACGAACAGCAGCTGCCGTTCATCGCGACGATCGCCGGCACGTATCAGCTGTTCGAGGAGAATCCAGAGATGGAGTACGTCGCCCGAACGTGTGCGACCAACTCCGCCGGAGCCGTGTCGGCTGCACGCGTCGTCGCCGAGATGGAGGACGTCGAGACGGTCGTCACGATCGACCAGGACTACGCGTGGGGACACGACCACCGTGACATGGTGATCGCGGTGCTCGAGGGGCTCCGCCCGGACATCGACATCGTCGAAAGCCGAACGCCCGAGCCGTTCATCTCCGACTACAGCGCGCACGTCAGCGCGATTCAGGACCGCGGGCCCGACGTGCTGATGAGCAGCCTCTGGGGTGGCGACATCGCGACGTTCATGAATCAGGCCGTCGACGAAGGGCTGTTCGACGACGTCGGCACCGGCGTGCTGATGGGGGACACCGGCTCGCCCCTGTTGCAGTCACTGGGCGGCGACGTCCCCGAGAACGTCTTACTCGGTGGCCGAGGTGGCTACCAGTTCAACTTCCGCGCCGAGGAGAACCCCCTCCAGCGCGAGTTCGCCGAGGCGTACCTCGACGCCTACGGCGAGTATCCGGGCTGGGGTGCGTATCACACCTGGCAGGGCGTCCGCGCGCTCGAGGTCGGCGTCGAACGCGTCGTCGACATCACCGGCAACTGGCCGACCGACAGTCAACTCATTTCGGCGATTTCCAACGTTTCGTTCAACTCGCCGGGTGGGATGCACACGATCACCGACTATCAGGCGGTCGCACCCGGCGTCTACGGACGACCGGTGACGTCGGAATCGGCCCAAGAGTACGAACTGACCGACTATCAGGTCGTCTCGCCGGTGGACTGCAACCCACCACAGGGTGTGCCAACGATGGAGTACGTCGAGACGATCACCGAGTGA
- a CDS encoding long-chain-fatty-acid--CoA ligase, translated as MTQPLLVTEFLDRARRSYGEQEAIVATTGERFTYREFGDRVDRLAAALQERGVEKGDRVAVLDPNTHYHLEAAHANVGIGAVHTPLNYRLLPSDFEYILNDARVTAVIADYEYAEKIEAVRDEVPTEVFITTDAAAVAGDWEDYEKVIDGVTTEPTRPEMSETEVITINYTSGTTGDPKGVMRTHRSETLHAYASSVHQQIRDDDVYLWTLPMFHVNGWGHIFSITGAGGTHVCTRGVDVEKIYESLRDEGVTYMCGAPTVLDMLVKYHQDNDVDLSEIDNVRIATGGAAPPEVTVRTIEDEFGWYFKHVYGATETGPLVTTSDARRFFDDDSADRFAVKKRQGLEFLGTEVRVVDEDGNDVPQDDETIGEVVVKGHQVMSGYWESPEATEEAFSDRVEGYYHMGDLATVDENGMISIQDRKKDIIVSGGENISSIELEDVLFEHPEVADVAVIPSPSEQWGETPKAFVIPESGDPDNPDVTEDEIIAYSRKNLASYKMVRRVEFVDQLPTTATGKVQKFELREREWEEEDSLIGEG; from the coding sequence ATGACGCAACCACTGCTGGTGACCGAGTTTCTGGACCGGGCTCGTCGCAGCTACGGAGAGCAAGAGGCGATCGTCGCGACGACGGGTGAACGATTTACCTACAGGGAGTTCGGCGACCGCGTCGACCGGCTGGCCGCGGCGCTGCAGGAACGGGGCGTCGAGAAAGGTGACCGCGTCGCCGTTCTCGATCCGAACACGCACTACCACCTCGAGGCCGCCCACGCCAACGTGGGAATCGGCGCGGTTCACACGCCGCTAAATTACCGACTCCTGCCGTCGGACTTCGAGTATATTCTCAACGACGCTCGAGTGACGGCGGTCATCGCGGACTACGAGTACGCCGAGAAGATCGAGGCGGTTCGTGACGAGGTGCCGACGGAGGTGTTCATCACGACCGACGCCGCCGCCGTCGCGGGCGACTGGGAGGACTACGAGAAGGTGATCGACGGCGTGACGACCGAGCCGACCCGTCCGGAGATGAGCGAAACCGAGGTGATCACGATCAACTACACCTCGGGGACGACGGGCGATCCGAAGGGCGTGATGCGAACGCATCGAAGCGAGACGCTTCACGCGTATGCCTCGTCGGTCCACCAGCAGATCCGCGACGACGACGTCTACCTCTGGACGTTGCCGATGTTCCACGTCAACGGCTGGGGACACATCTTCTCGATTACTGGCGCCGGTGGAACGCACGTCTGCACCCGTGGCGTCGACGTCGAGAAGATCTACGAGAGTCTCCGGGACGAGGGCGTGACGTACATGTGCGGTGCGCCGACCGTCCTGGACATGCTCGTCAAGTACCACCAGGACAACGACGTGGACCTCTCGGAGATCGACAACGTTCGAATCGCCACCGGTGGCGCTGCGCCGCCCGAAGTCACCGTTCGAACCATCGAGGACGAGTTCGGCTGGTACTTCAAACACGTCTACGGCGCGACCGAGACGGGGCCGCTCGTCACCACCTCCGACGCCCGTCGGTTCTTCGACGACGATTCGGCCGACCGCTTCGCCGTCAAGAAACGCCAGGGGCTCGAGTTCCTCGGCACCGAGGTGCGTGTCGTCGACGAGGACGGCAACGACGTCCCACAGGACGACGAGACGATCGGCGAGGTCGTCGTCAAGGGCCACCAGGTGATGAGCGGCTACTGGGAAAGCCCCGAGGCGACCGAGGAGGCGTTCTCCGACCGCGTCGAGGGCTACTACCACATGGGCGACCTCGCGACGGTCGACGAGAACGGGATGATCTCCATCCAGGACCGCAAGAAAGACATCATCGTCTCGGGCGGGGAGAACATCTCGAGCATCGAACTCGAGGACGTCCTCTTCGAACACCCGGAAGTCGCTGACGTGGCGGTGATCCCGTCGCCGAGCGAGCAGTGGGGAGAGACGCCGAAGGCGTTCGTTATTCCGGAGAGCGGTGACCCGGACAACCCGGACGTCACGGAAGACGAGATCATCGCCTACAGTCGGAAGAACCTGGCCTCCTACAAGATGGTACGACGCGTCGAGTTCGTCGATCAGTTACCGACGACGGCGACCGGGAAGGTTCAGAAGTTCGAGCTCCGCGAACGGGAGTGGGAAGAAGAAGACAGCCTGATCGGCGAGGGGTAA
- a CDS encoding UbiD family decarboxylase has protein sequence MNSEFRAHVAQLGATDDLLSLETAVHTVDEVATVACEALRRNGPAVRFESTPGAVGLISGAYAGPDQLRRRTRKPWTRLALALGEHDECTYTDLLRRINRLRTSTPVEENPREQRAATPSELTLGDLGFPVLPTGDAPVVTLGIMSVQTDGVTSWWPVRGLVNGPHRIRVSIPQLPAEALEERTPVSIAFGVPAAALIGGYLPWLKSVRQRDPFPPTAVPDDVPVAETVGGLLPASAELVIEGIVGGAAEPLGEPLAGWERLSDCGQATVDVDQVLCREESIVPFVPLGAPLSDDIHIAGVLEASKLYERVNNYWGVSPMKWLAILPEARLGLCIVSSEILYAGFEWQLANALFTFSDSFDKVLILDSDVEPMALGRALADLWVKAHPSHDWTFSDDDAPAATAPLYRRDGSTGKRLYINATWDPSWEAEYIAPKVSFENSYPEELKAEIRRSWDSFGFTAPE, from the coding sequence GTGAACAGCGAGTTTCGCGCGCACGTAGCGCAGCTCGGGGCGACCGACGACCTGCTCTCGCTCGAGACGGCCGTCCACACGGTCGATGAGGTTGCGACCGTCGCGTGTGAAGCGCTCAGACGGAACGGACCGGCGGTGCGGTTCGAGTCGACGCCCGGCGCCGTTGGCCTCATCAGCGGGGCGTACGCCGGCCCCGACCAGCTGCGACGGCGAACCCGAAAGCCCTGGACGCGACTCGCGCTCGCACTCGGTGAGCACGACGAGTGTACGTACACCGACCTGTTGCGTCGCATCAATCGCCTTCGAACGTCGACGCCGGTCGAAGAGAATCCACGCGAGCAGCGGGCGGCGACGCCGTCGGAGCTGACGCTCGGCGACCTCGGCTTTCCGGTCCTCCCGACGGGCGACGCACCGGTCGTCACCCTCGGCATCATGTCGGTGCAGACCGACGGCGTCACGAGCTGGTGGCCGGTTCGCGGGCTGGTCAACGGCCCACACCGAATCAGAGTCTCTATCCCGCAGCTTCCGGCGGAGGCGCTCGAGGAACGGACGCCGGTTTCGATCGCGTTCGGCGTGCCGGCTGCAGCGCTCATCGGTGGCTATCTGCCGTGGCTGAAGAGCGTCCGACAGCGAGACCCGTTCCCGCCGACGGCCGTTCCCGACGACGTCCCGGTCGCGGAGACGGTCGGGGGGCTCCTCCCCGCCTCGGCCGAGCTGGTCATCGAAGGGATCGTCGGTGGCGCAGCCGAGCCACTCGGGGAGCCCCTCGCCGGCTGGGAGCGCCTGAGCGACTGTGGTCAGGCGACCGTCGACGTCGACCAGGTCCTCTGCCGGGAGGAGTCGATCGTCCCGTTCGTTCCACTCGGCGCACCGCTGAGCGACGACATCCACATCGCCGGCGTCCTCGAGGCATCCAAGCTGTACGAACGGGTGAACAACTACTGGGGCGTCTCGCCGATGAAGTGGCTCGCGATCCTCCCCGAGGCTCGACTCGGGCTCTGTATCGTCTCCAGTGAGATTCTGTACGCGGGCTTCGAATGGCAGCTCGCGAACGCCCTCTTTACGTTCTCCGACAGTTTCGATAAGGTCCTCATCCTCGACAGCGACGTCGAACCCATGGCGCTCGGACGGGCGCTGGCCGACCTGTGGGTGAAAGCCCATCCCTCCCACGACTGGACGTTCAGCGACGACGATGCGCCAGCGGCGACGGCACCGCTGTACCGGCGCGATGGATCGACCGGCAAACGGCTGTACATCAACGCGACGTGGGACCCCTCCTGGGAAGCAGAGTACATCGCCCCGAAAGTCAGCTTCGAGAACTCCTATCCCGAGGAACTCAAAGCGGAGATCCGTCGGTCCTGGGATAGCTTCGGATTCACCGCGCCCGAGTAA
- a CDS encoding UbiD family decarboxylase — MVGVNSFREYLGLLDAHGMVNRIERPVSWNLEASAITMLANEQDVEIPLFESVADTDSIARLVGDPYRGAGDRPWDKVALGMGLSPSIGGDEYYDEAISRLRSPIDPITVPAEQAACKEVVRVGETMSLLSFPWPYIHDGDGGRYSTLHSFIAPDPNTDGESWDQHRLMIHGHDRASALLLAGEQIPNNFYYQYAPREEEMPFAVAIGVEPAVTFASPLWVPTDKTEAQFAGGLKRAPIELVECETNGLRVPASAEVVIEGHVRPDRQLDEGPYGDYVGYINGPRRSMPELQIDAITHREDPYIPFCVDGCATGYTFNSNASLEVACAGPDMTIGLRAGGFDVERVGVWQYAEKTMYVFSTDVSEPGYFHEAANFVFTTWGMLHVDFFVFVDGDVDPLDQRAVLEAVALHADPDEDFHQFGVETMPKVPLNIYQTPDEKGDTEPGTSKTRTAKAYINATRRERATGVEQAIYADDRLAARARELLDRAIRSGDGERTEVTET; from the coding sequence ATGGTCGGCGTCAACAGTTTTCGTGAGTATCTCGGCCTCCTCGACGCTCACGGGATGGTGAACCGAATCGAGCGGCCGGTGTCGTGGAACCTGGAAGCGAGTGCCATCACGATGCTGGCAAACGAGCAGGACGTCGAGATTCCGCTTTTCGAATCCGTGGCCGACACCGATTCGATCGCCCGGCTGGTCGGTGATCCCTACCGGGGAGCCGGCGATCGGCCGTGGGATAAGGTCGCGCTGGGGATGGGGCTCTCGCCGTCGATCGGCGGCGACGAGTATTACGACGAAGCGATTTCCCGGCTCCGATCGCCGATCGACCCGATCACCGTCCCAGCCGAGCAAGCGGCCTGTAAGGAGGTCGTTCGCGTCGGCGAGACGATGAGTTTGCTGTCGTTTCCCTGGCCGTACATTCACGACGGTGACGGTGGACGGTACTCGACGCTCCACAGCTTCATCGCACCCGATCCGAACACCGACGGGGAGAGCTGGGATCAACACCGGCTGATGATCCACGGCCACGACCGGGCGAGCGCGCTGTTGCTCGCGGGCGAGCAGATCCCGAACAACTTCTACTACCAGTACGCTCCTCGAGAGGAGGAGATGCCCTTTGCGGTCGCTATCGGGGTCGAACCGGCGGTGACGTTCGCGTCGCCGCTGTGGGTTCCGACGGATAAAACCGAGGCGCAGTTCGCCGGCGGACTGAAACGAGCCCCGATCGAACTGGTCGAGTGTGAAACGAACGGGCTCCGCGTCCCGGCGTCGGCGGAAGTCGTCATCGAAGGTCACGTGCGCCCGGATCGACAGCTCGACGAGGGGCCGTACGGCGACTACGTCGGCTACATCAACGGCCCTCGCCGATCGATGCCGGAGCTTCAAATCGACGCGATAACCCACCGGGAAGACCCGTACATCCCGTTCTGCGTCGACGGCTGTGCAACGGGCTATACGTTCAACTCGAACGCCTCACTCGAGGTCGCCTGTGCGGGCCCGGACATGACGATCGGCCTCAGAGCCGGCGGGTTCGACGTCGAACGCGTCGGCGTCTGGCAGTACGCCGAAAAGACGATGTACGTCTTTTCGACCGACGTCTCCGAGCCCGGCTACTTCCACGAGGCGGCGAACTTCGTGTTTACGACCTGGGGAATGCTCCACGTCGATTTCTTCGTCTTCGTCGACGGCGACGTCGACCCGCTGGACCAGCGAGCGGTCCTCGAGGCGGTCGCACTCCACGCCGACCCCGACGAGGATTTTCACCAGTTCGGCGTCGAGACGATGCCGAAAGTGCCGTTGAACATCTACCAGACCCCCGATGAGAAAGGCGACACCGAGCCCGGAACGTCGAAGACGCGGACCGCGAAGGCCTACATCAACGCGACGAGACGCGAGCGAGCGACCGGCGTCGAACAGGCGATCTACGCCGACGATCGGCTGGCCGCGCGCGCACGGGAGCTACTCGATCGGGCGATACGTTCCGGAGATGGCGAACGAACCGAGGTGACGGAGACGTGA
- the rdfA gene encoding rod-determining factor RdfA translates to MTRSRCKVCDAITTYDVSPPSGDGDVDEYLLDRWHGRGDEQEAGYRTLTDWFNRQLLRAVYERYGRETVGTRVEDEYRTLTAEDSPARRELIEHLKGDGINVRAVRESFVSWSTMRHHLTECLGGEKRRPEATTDWERTSIDVAVDRTERTVQEAIRSLANKDELADGEDADVAVKVHLECPECPVRVTLTEALRRGFVCRVHGTPNWGRETVEQENDDEDPT, encoded by the coding sequence GTGACCCGCTCTCGCTGTAAGGTATGCGACGCGATCACCACGTACGACGTCTCGCCACCGTCGGGTGACGGCGACGTCGACGAGTACCTCCTCGACCGCTGGCACGGCAGAGGAGACGAGCAGGAAGCCGGCTACCGAACGCTAACGGACTGGTTCAACCGACAGCTACTCCGAGCCGTCTACGAGCGATACGGCCGCGAAACCGTCGGAACTCGCGTCGAGGACGAGTACCGGACACTGACGGCAGAAGATAGTCCTGCGCGACGGGAGCTGATCGAGCACCTCAAGGGCGATGGGATCAACGTCCGAGCGGTTCGTGAGTCGTTCGTCTCCTGGAGTACGATGCGACATCACCTCACGGAGTGTCTCGGCGGCGAGAAACGTCGTCCGGAGGCAACGACCGACTGGGAACGAACGAGCATCGACGTCGCGGTCGATCGAACCGAGCGGACGGTCCAGGAAGCGATCCGTTCACTGGCGAACAAGGACGAGCTGGCCGACGGTGAGGATGCCGACGTCGCCGTCAAAGTTCACCTCGAGTGTCCCGAGTGTCCGGTTCGAGTGACGCTAACCGAGGCACTCCGGCGTGGCTTCGTCTGTCGAGTCCACGGGACGCCGAACTGGGGACGAGAGACCGTGGAGCAGGAAAACGACGACGAGGACCCAACGTAG
- a CDS encoding DsrE/DsrF/DrsH-like family protein, protein MSTDTPAPADNSAELQAQLEALEERLTDLEAAEGDDQKQMTIIATKGSLDMAYPPLILASTAAAFGWDVVVFHTFWGLDILHEEKSKKLKLSAVGNPSMPMPNALAALPGMDAMATKMMAKKIDDNGTATIEELIELSLESGVDLQACQMTIELMGYDEAEFYDGVTTGVGAATALQHMADADVQLLV, encoded by the coding sequence ATGAGTACGGATACACCCGCGCCAGCGGACAATTCTGCGGAGCTGCAGGCCCAGCTCGAGGCACTCGAGGAGCGCCTGACCGACCTCGAGGCAGCCGAGGGTGACGACCAGAAGCAGATGACGATCATCGCCACCAAGGGCAGCCTCGACATGGCCTACCCGCCGCTGATCCTGGCGAGTACCGCCGCCGCATTCGGCTGGGACGTCGTCGTCTTCCACACCTTCTGGGGGCTCGACATCCTCCACGAGGAGAAGTCGAAGAAACTCAAACTTTCAGCCGTCGGCAACCCCAGCATGCCGATGCCCAACGCGCTCGCGGCGCTGCCCGGCATGGACGCGATGGCGACGAAGATGATGGCGAAGAAGATCGACGACAACGGGACGGCGACGATCGAAGAGCTCATCGAGCTCTCACTCGAGTCCGGCGTCGACCTCCAGGCCTGCCAGATGACCATCGAGCTGATGGGCTACGACGAAGCCGAGTTCTACGACGGCGTCACCACCGGCGTCGGCGCCGCCACCGCCCTCCAGCACATGGCCGACGCCGACGTCCAGCTCCTCGTCTGA
- a CDS encoding sulfurtransferase TusA family protein, which yields MSSEFTVTETLDVKGLSCPMPIVKTKQAIDDLEAGEVLEVVSTDSGSMSDIQGWADGTDGVSLLEQDEGDDVYKHYVEKTA from the coding sequence ATGAGTTCAGAATTCACCGTTACGGAGACGCTCGACGTGAAAGGACTGTCCTGCCCGATGCCCATCGTGAAGACCAAGCAGGCGATCGACGACCTCGAGGCCGGCGAGGTGCTCGAGGTGGTCTCGACCGACTCGGGCAGCATGAGCGACATTCAGGGCTGGGCCGACGGCACCGACGGCGTTTCCCTCCTCGAACAGGATGAGGGCGACGACGTCTACAAACACTACGTCGAGAAGACGGCCTGA
- a CDS encoding MBL fold metallo-hydrolase, producing MADMDLPTPDVPVETISPDELKGRIDAGEAVTILDARMASDYEEWHIDDENVESINVAYFEFLEDDLDESVFESIPEDHEIVVLCAKGGASEFVAGTLVEHGYDAVHLEDGMNGWARIYEAVEVSRYDGAGTLLQYQRPSSGCLGYLVYDDGEAAVIDPLRAFTDRYLEDAEELGVELTYALDTHMHADHISGVRALAEEGVEGVIPQKSADRGATYTDVVTLAEDGDEFDVGDVTIEAVYTPGHTTDMTSYLIDGSLLATGDGLFTESVARPDLEEGDDGAPEAASMLYESLQERVLPLPDDTLVGGAHFSDAAEPAEDGTYTAPIGQLEAEMDALSMDEDAFVELILSDMPPRPANYETIIPTNLGQNDVEDDDEAFELELGPNNCAASQDALTGD from the coding sequence ATGGCCGACATGGACCTTCCAACGCCGGACGTACCGGTCGAGACGATCTCCCCCGACGAACTCAAGGGACGAATCGACGCAGGCGAGGCCGTCACCATCCTCGACGCCCGGATGGCGTCGGATTACGAGGAGTGGCACATCGACGACGAGAACGTCGAGTCGATTAACGTCGCGTACTTCGAGTTCCTCGAGGACGATCTCGACGAGTCGGTGTTCGAGTCGATTCCCGAGGATCACGAGATCGTCGTGCTCTGTGCGAAAGGCGGTGCCAGCGAGTTCGTCGCGGGCACGCTCGTCGAGCACGGCTACGACGCCGTCCACCTCGAGGACGGGATGAACGGCTGGGCGCGCATCTATGAGGCCGTCGAGGTCAGCCGCTACGACGGCGCCGGGACGCTCCTCCAGTACCAGCGTCCCTCGAGTGGCTGCCTGGGCTATCTCGTCTACGACGACGGCGAAGCCGCCGTGATCGATCCGCTGCGGGCATTTACCGACCGCTATCTCGAAGACGCCGAGGAACTTGGCGTCGAGCTGACGTACGCCCTGGATACGCACATGCACGCCGACCACATCTCGGGCGTGCGTGCACTCGCCGAGGAGGGCGTCGAGGGCGTCATCCCCCAGAAGTCCGCCGACCGCGGCGCCACCTACACCGACGTCGTCACGCTCGCCGAAGACGGCGACGAGTTCGACGTCGGCGACGTCACCATCGAGGCCGTCTACACCCCCGGTCACACCACCGACATGACGTCGTACCTGATCGACGGCTCCCTGCTCGCCACCGGCGACGGGTTGTTCACCGAGAGCGTCGCCCGTCCCGACTTAGAGGAGGGCGACGACGGCGCCCCCGAGGCCGCGAGCATGCTCTACGAGAGCCTGCAAGAGCGTGTGCTGCCACTTCCCGACGACACCCTAGTCGGTGGCGCTCACTTCAGCGACGCCGCCGAACCCGCCGAGGACGGCACCTACACTGCGCCGATCGGCCAGCTCGAAGCCGAAATGGACGCCCTCTCGATGGACGAGGACGCGTTCGTCGAGCTAATCCTCTCCGACATGCCCCCGCGCCCGGCCAACTACGAGACGATCATCCCCACCAACCTCGGCCAGAACGACGTCGAGGACGACGACGAGGCGTTCGAGCTCGAGCTCGGGCCGAACAACTGCGCCGCCAGCCAGGACGCGCTGACGGGCGACTGA
- a CDS encoding universal stress protein gives MKAVYATDLSAASQAAIETETCLHCLGRIGVEEFHLVTVVPANVHSGMPGIDFEKRRKRALRRYRDVIEGEGFAVETHVVRGTPHRRINGIAETVGADLTLVGSRGKSPLENRLIGSTTRNLARTTVTPLLVTRIERGVDEPAVVRRHTFQRMLYATDFSTNAAHAFEAFSYLKNATQEATLVHVETPKDPEPSAEDDPRDRLEELADRLEGWEIDTRIDVRQGDPAEEILASEAEHDPSTILLGTRGHSRLRRLLLGSVSEDVVARATGNVMLVPPSQTV, from the coding sequence ATGAAGGCTGTCTACGCGACGGACCTCTCGGCGGCGAGCCAGGCGGCGATCGAGACCGAGACCTGCCTGCACTGTCTGGGTCGGATCGGCGTCGAGGAGTTTCACCTCGTCACGGTCGTCCCCGCGAACGTCCACTCGGGAATGCCCGGGATCGACTTCGAGAAGCGACGCAAACGCGCGCTCAGGCGGTACCGCGACGTCATCGAAGGCGAAGGGTTCGCCGTCGAGACCCACGTCGTCCGCGGAACGCCTCATCGACGGATCAACGGCATCGCCGAGACGGTCGGCGCCGACCTCACGCTCGTCGGTTCGCGCGGGAAGAGTCCCCTCGAGAACCGACTCATCGGCTCGACGACCCGAAATCTCGCCCGGACGACTGTCACACCGCTGCTCGTCACCCGGATCGAGCGCGGCGTGGACGAACCGGCGGTCGTTCGACGCCACACCTTCCAGCGGATGCTGTACGCCACGGACTTCTCGACGAACGCAGCGCACGCGTTCGAGGCGTTCTCCTACCTCAAAAACGCGACCCAGGAGGCGACGCTGGTCCACGTCGAGACGCCGAAAGACCCCGAGCCGTCGGCAGAAGACGATCCACGAGACCGACTCGAGGAACTCGCCGATCGGCTCGAGGGCTGGGAGATCGACACCAGAATCGACGTTCGGCAGGGTGATCCGGCCGAGGAGATCCTCGCTTCGGAGGCAGAACACGATCCGTCGACGATCCTGCTCGGAACCCGCGGACACAGCCGGCTGCGCCGATTGCTGCTCGGGAGCGTCTCCGAGGATGTCGTCGCCAGGGCGACCGGGAACGTGATGCTCGTGCCTCCCTCCCAGACGGTCTGA